The nucleotide window CCAGCCGCGCGCCGATCTGCCGCGCCAGCGCCAGCAGTTCATCGAAGAACGCCGGCTCGATGCCGGGCGTGAAGCTGCCGCTGACCACCAGATAGCCCGGCGCCGGATGCAGCCCGCGCAGCGCGGCCAGGCAACCCAGGCGCTCCTGCTCGCCGAGCACCGGGCCGGGCAGCACGAAACGGTACTGCAGACCGGTTTCCTGCTCGTCGACGGTGAAACTCTCGCGGGTGTCGCCGGCAATCGCCACCGGCAGATGCGCCAGGCCAACGTCGTCCAGCGCGCGGCGCAACAGATCGCCGAACGGGCCGCCGGCCGGATACACCGCCAGCGAGTCGCCACCGAGAATGTGCACCACCCGCGCCACGTTAATGCCGCCGCCACCGGGGTCGTGACGCGGATGCGCGCAGCGCAGCTTCTCCGTGGGCAGCACCCGTGCCGTGCTGACAGCCAGGTCCATCGCGGGGTTGAGGGTCAGCGTGGCGATACGCGTCATCGTTCACTCCTTGCGATTGCAGTCGCCTGACGATAAGCCTACCAGCCGGCTGGCGCCGTGCGTCAGCGCCCCGATTTGCACCCGCCATGCGCCATAAGCGCGCGTCGGCTATGCATCCCGGTCACCAGCAGTGCCCGCGCGCTGCGCCACGGCGCGCTCCAGGGGCTGGCACGCTTTCTGCTGGATGCTCTGCAACGGTAACCAACGGCGGCTACCGATTCCCGACAAAGGCGTCGCATCACCCTGCTCCGGCAGGTGTGCTGCGGCGCCTTTGTCGTTTCCGCCCCGCTGCCGGGGCCACGAAGCAACCGCCTCATGCGCGACGCAACGCCGCCGCGCCATCCGAACTGGAGCCGAACGATGAACACGAGTTTCTGGAAAGCCGGCCACGCGCCGACCCTGTTTGCCGCCTTTCTCTACTTCGACCTGAGCTTCATGGTCTGGTACGTGCTAGGCCCGCTCGGCGTGCAGATCGCCGCAGACCTGGGCCTGACCACCCAGCAACGCGCCTTCATGGTCGCCACGCCGATCCTTTCCGGCGCGGTGCTGCGCCTGCTGCTCGGCATGCTGGCCGACCGCACCTCGCCCAAAAGCGCCGGGTTGCTGGGCCAGGTCGTGGTGATCGGCGCGCTGCTGGTGGCCTGGCTGCATGGCATCCGCAGTTATGAACAGGCGCTGCTGCTCGGCCTGTTCCTCGGCATGGCCGGCGCGTCGTTCGCCGTGGCGCTACCGCTGGCCTCGCAGTGGTATCCGGCCGAGCATCAGGGCAAGGCGATGGGCATCGCCGGCGCGGGCAACTCGGGCACCGTGCTGGCGGCGCTGTTCGCGCCGGTGCTGGCTTCGATGTTCGGCTGGAATAACGTGTTCGGCCTGGCGCTGATCCCGCTGGTACTGACGCTCGGCATCTTCGCCAGCGTGGCGAAGAACGCGCCTAACCGACCCAAGCCGAAATCTGTCGCTGATTACCTGAAAGCGCTGGGTGACCGCGACAGCTGGTGGTTCATGTTCTTCTACAGCGTGACCTTTGGCGGCTTCCTCGGCCTGGCCAGCACCCTGCCCGGCTACTTCTACGACCAGTACGCCTTCGACCCGGTCAAGGCCGGCTACTACACCGCCGCCTGCGTGTTCGCCGGCAGCCTGCTGCGCCCACTCGGTGGCGCGCTGGCCGACCGCATCGGTGGTATCCGCGCGCTGCTGGTGATGTACACGGTGGCATCGATCTGCATTGCCGCGGTGGGTTTCAACCTGCCGAGCGCCTCGGCTGCGCTGGCGCTGTTCGTGGTTGCCATGCTCAGCCTGGGGGCCGGCAACGGTGCGGTGTTCCAGCTGGTGCCGCAGCGTTTTCACAAGGAGATCGGCGTGATGACCGGGCTGGTCGGCATGGCTGGCGGTATCGGTGGCTTCCTGCTAACCGCCGGGCTCGGCGCGATCAAGCAGTCCACCGGCGATTACCAGCTCGGCCTGTGGCTGTTCGCCAGCCTCGGCGTGGTGGCCTGGTTCGGCCTGCAGGGCGTCAAGCGCCGCTGGCGCACCACCTGGGGCTCGGCGGCCGTAACCGCCGCGCGGATCTAGCGCAGTCGGAGGGGTTGCCGTGTCTTTGCAGCTGTCTTTCGGCGAAGCCAGCGCCACCGGCCCGCGTGAGGAGAACCAGGACGCCATCCGCGTGGCTACGCCGGTGCCCTGGCTGGCTGCCAGCAAGGGCTGCCTGTTCGCACTGGCCGACGGCGTCAGCCAGTGCGCCGACGGCGGGCTGGCCGCGCGGGCGACACTGCAGGCGCTGGCACTGGACTACTACGCCACCCCGGAAACCTGGGCCGTGGCCCAGGCGCTGGACCGCGTGCTGGTCGCGCACAACCGCTGGCTGCAGGCCAGTGGCGGCGGCCAGCCGTTGCTGACGACCCTGACCGCGCTGGTCCTGCGCGGCCGGCGTTTTACCCTCGCGCATATCGGCGACTGCCGCGCCTATCGCTGGCAGGGCGGACAGCTGCAGCGGCTGACCGAGGACCATGTGTGGGAGCAGGCCGGCATGCAGCACGTGCTGAAGCGCGCGCTGGGGCTGGATCAGCATCTGCGGATGGACTATCTGGACGGCGAATTGCAGGTCGGCGATTGCTTCATGCTGCTCAGCGATGGCGTCTGGGCGAGCGTCGACGAGCGCACCATCGCGCGGCTGCTGGGCGAACAGCCGGACCTCGGCGAGGCGGCTCGCACGCTGGTTCAACTTGCTCATCGCAACGGCGGTCAGGACAACGCCAGTGCCCTGCTGCTGCGCATCGACGCCCTGCCCGATGCGGTGCTGGCCGACGCGCTGGCGCAGTTGCCGCACTGGCCGTTGCCGCCATCGCTACGCGCCGGCCAGCTGTTCGAAGGCTGGCGGGTGGAAAGCCTGCTGCACGCGTCGCGCCAGTCCCTGCTGTATCGCGTGCGCGACGCACACGCGCAGGCCTGGCTGCTGAAAACCCTGCCGGCCAGTCGCCGGGACGACCCCGAGGCAGCGACGGCCCTGCTGCAGGAGGAATGGTTCATGCGTCGCGCCGCCGCACGCAGCGTCGCCCAGTTGCACCCGCTGCCACGGCGCCAGCAGCTGTACTACGTGCAGCGTGAATACACGGGTCAAACGCTGGCCGAGCGCGTGCGGCAAGCCGGTCCGCTGAACCTGGACGAGTGGCTGCCGCTGGCCACGCAGCTGATCCGCGCGGTGGGCCTGCTGCACCGACGCAACATCCTGCACCGCGACATCAAACCAGAGAACCTGCACATCGATAACGACGGCGAGCTGCGCATCCTCGACTTCGGCCTGGCGTTCTGTCCGGGGCTGTCACGCCAGGCGCCCGGCAGCCTGCCCGGCACACCGAGCTTCCTCGCCCCGGAGGCGTTCGCCGGTGCCGCGCCGAGCGTGGGTCAGGATCTCTATGCCGTGGGCGTCACCCTCTACTACCTGCTCAGCGGGCAGTATCCGTACGGTGAAATCGAACCCTTTCAGCACCGCCGCTTCGGCGTGCCGACTCCGCTCGGCCGCTATCGCCCGGACCTGCCGGCATGGCTGGATATGCTGCTGGCGCAGGCGGTTGCCGTTGATCCGCAACAGCGCTACGAAACCGCCGAGCAATGGCTGCTGCGCCTCGAACAGGGGGAATGTCCGGCTGCGCCGGAGCGTCCGCGCCCCTGGCTGGAGCGCGAACCACTGAAAGTCTGGCGTGGCCTGGCGCTGCTCTCGCTGCTGGCGAATCTGCTGTTGTGGCTAGCGCTGCTCAGCGACGGGTGATCAAGCCCTGCCGTGCCACGCGGGTCAGTTCGCGGATGCATTCGTCGAGGTTTTCCGGCGAAGGCGACTGGATAACCGCGAGGTCGAAACTGTCGTCGGCGAAGCGCGCGAGGGATTCACCGGCACCGGCGAACTGCACCAGCAGCGCGCGCGAGCGGCTGTTGCGCCGTGGCCAGCCATCGAGGTAGCGCAGCAGGGACGGCTGGTGAGCGCCGCCGAGAAGAACCTTGGGATTGGAACGGATCAGGCCGCTGGTGATCGGGGCCAGGCGTAGCTGTGCGTGCGTTGCGTTCATGCTTTGGAGATTCCGCCTCACGAGTTCCGCTGGGCAGCGGTGGGAGGCTTCACCGGAACCAGCGCTTTAGCGGTATTTCGAAACCTCTCGGTTCCCGGCGCCCCGCAAGTAGCTGACTAAATCGGCGCATAGGTACGACTTTATGCAAGCGGTTGCGCGCCTGTCAATCGGTGCTCCGCCGCAACGAGGGCGCACCAGCAGCGCGCACCCAGGCCTCGCCATGGTGCGCGCGGCGGCCGCACAGCGCCCTCTCGCGCCCACCGTCACCGGCGTTTTACCGGTCGCAACGGTATTGGCATGACATCTGCAATGTCCAACACCAACGAACATAGCGCCAGCCCTCAACGACGAGCGCCTGGCTTCCCGACTGAGCGGGACACGGACAAAGGCGTCCTTACCGGAGAACCGGTGGGACGCCTTTTTTGTTGTTGAAAAATTCCAGCAGGCCGGGCGGCAGACGTCATCTGGCACGGAGAACGGGCATGAAGAAACTCAAACTGGTGATGATCGGCAACGGCATGGCCGGCGTGCGAACCCTTGAGGAACTGCTCAAGCTCACCAACGAGCTCTACGACATCACGGTGTTCGGCGCCGAGCCGCATCCCAACTACAACCGCATCCTGCTCTCCCCCGTGCTGGCCGGCGAACAGCAGTTCGAAGAAATCGTGCTCAACGACCTGGACTGGTACGCCGAGAACGACATCCGCCTTATGCTCAAGCGCAAGGTGGTGAAGATCGATCGCGTCAAACGCCGGGTCATCGCCGATGACGGCAGTGAGGCCGAATACGACCGCCTGCTCATCGCCACCGGTTCCAATCCGTTCATCCTGCCGATTCCCGGCAAGGATCTGCAGGGTGTGATCGGCTACCGCGACATCGCCGACACCCAGGTGATGATGGAAACCGCCAAGACCCACAAACACGCGGTGGTCATCGGTGGCGGCCTGCTCGGCCTGGAGGCGGCCAATGGCCTCAAGCTGCGTGGGATGGATGTGACCGTGGTGCACATCGGTGATTGGCTGATGGAGCGCCAGCTGGACAAGACCGCTGGCACCCTGCTGCAGAGCGCCCTGGAGAGCCGCGGCTTGAAGTTTCTTTTGCCCAAGCACACCGCCGAACTGCTCGACAACGGCGAAGGCCGGGTCTGCGCGGTCAAGTTCAAGGACGGCGACGTGATCCCCGCCGACCTGGTGGTGATGGCCGCCGGCATCCGACCCAACAGCGAACTGGCCGAACAGGCCGGCATCCCGTGCAACCGCGGCATCCTGGTCAACGACACCCTGCAGACCTATGACCCGCGCATCTACGCCGTCGGCGAATGCGCCAACCATCGCGGCACGGCCTATGGCCTGGTCGCCCCGCTGTTCGAACAGGCCAAGGTCTGCGCCAACCACCTGGCCATGCTCGGCTTCTCCCGCTATCTCGGCTCGGTGACCTCGACCAAGCTCAAGGTTACCGGCATCGACCTGTTCTCGGCCGGCGATTTCATCGGCGGCGAAGGCACAGAGACCATCACCCTCTCCGACCCCATCGGCGGCATCTACAAGAAACTGGTGATCAAGGACGACGTGCTGGTCGGCGCCTGCCTGTATGGCGACACCGCCGATGGCGGCTGGTACTTCCGCCAGGTGCGCGAGGGCCAGAACGTCGCGCAGATCCGCGACCACCTGATGTTCGGTGCGGCCGGCTTAGGCGAGGGCGCCATCGGCGACGCCGGCCACCAGGGCCAGAGCAAGGCCATGTCGATGCCTGACGACATGGAGGTCTGCGGCTGCAACGGGGTGTGCAAGGGCACCATCGTCAAGGCGATCCAGGAGCACGGGCTGTTCTCGGTGGACGAGGTGAAGAAGCACACCAAGGCCGCCAGTTCCTGCGGCTCCTGTGCCGGCCTGGTCGAGCAGATTCTGATCAATACCGTGGGCGGCGCGGCCGACGTCAAGCCGAAGAGCGAGAAGGCCATCTGCGGCTGCAGCGACCTCAACCATGGCCAGGTGCGCAAGGCCATTCGCGAGCACCACCTGATCAGCATCCCGGCGGCCATGGCCTTCATGGAGTGGCGCACGCCGAACGGCTGCGCCACTTGCCGTCCGGCGCTGAACTACTACCTGATCTCCACCTGGCCGGGCGAGGCCAAGGACGACCCGCAGTCACGTTTCATCAACGAGCGCGCCCACGCCAACATCCAGAAGGACGGCACCTACTCCGTGGTGCCGCGGATGTGGGGTGGCGTCACCAATGCCGCCGAGCTGCGACGCATCGCCGATGTGGCGGACAAGTATCAGGTGCCGATGGTCAAGGTCACCGGCGGCCAGCGCATTGACCTGCTGGGCATCCGCAAGGAAGACCTGCCGGGCGTCTGGAAAGACCTGGACATGCCCTCCGGCCACGCCTACGGCAAATCCATCCGCACCGTGAAGACCTGCGTCGGCAGCGAGTTCTGCCGCTTCGGCACGCAGAACTCGACGCAGATGGGCATCGACCTGGAGCACGCGCTGTTCAACATGTGGTC belongs to Pseudomonas phenolilytica and includes:
- a CDS encoding 1-phosphofructokinase family hexose kinase, producing MTRIATLTLNPAMDLAVSTARVLPTEKLRCAHPRHDPGGGGINVARVVHILGGDSLAVYPAGGPFGDLLRRALDDVGLAHLPVAIAGDTRESFTVDEQETGLQYRFVLPGPVLGEQERLGCLAALRGLHPAPGYLVVSGSFTPGIEPAFFDELLALARQIGARLVIDLSGEPLAYAARRGGAYLIKPSLNELAGLMGRSMESEAAQVAALRELIQRGAAEIIVLSLGAQGALFACGDRLERLPSPAVPVVSAVGAGDSMLGAIVHALAQGYELSAAVRFGAAAGAATVMRPGTQLCLRTDVERLFAGQMAAAGA
- a CDS encoding MFS transporter is translated as MNTSFWKAGHAPTLFAAFLYFDLSFMVWYVLGPLGVQIAADLGLTTQQRAFMVATPILSGAVLRLLLGMLADRTSPKSAGLLGQVVVIGALLVAWLHGIRSYEQALLLGLFLGMAGASFAVALPLASQWYPAEHQGKAMGIAGAGNSGTVLAALFAPVLASMFGWNNVFGLALIPLVLTLGIFASVAKNAPNRPKPKSVADYLKALGDRDSWWFMFFYSVTFGGFLGLASTLPGYFYDQYAFDPVKAGYYTAACVFAGSLLRPLGGALADRIGGIRALLVMYTVASICIAAVGFNLPSASAALALFVVAMLSLGAGNGAVFQLVPQRFHKEIGVMTGLVGMAGGIGGFLLTAGLGAIKQSTGDYQLGLWLFASLGVVAWFGLQGVKRRWRTTWGSAAVTAARI
- a CDS encoding bifunctional protein-serine/threonine kinase/phosphatase; protein product: MSLQLSFGEASATGPREENQDAIRVATPVPWLAASKGCLFALADGVSQCADGGLAARATLQALALDYYATPETWAVAQALDRVLVAHNRWLQASGGGQPLLTTLTALVLRGRRFTLAHIGDCRAYRWQGGQLQRLTEDHVWEQAGMQHVLKRALGLDQHLRMDYLDGELQVGDCFMLLSDGVWASVDERTIARLLGEQPDLGEAARTLVQLAHRNGGQDNASALLLRIDALPDAVLADALAQLPHWPLPPSLRAGQLFEGWRVESLLHASRQSLLYRVRDAHAQAWLLKTLPASRRDDPEAATALLQEEWFMRRAAARSVAQLHPLPRRQQLYYVQREYTGQTLAERVRQAGPLNLDEWLPLATQLIRAVGLLHRRNILHRDIKPENLHIDNDGELRILDFGLAFCPGLSRQAPGSLPGTPSFLAPEAFAGAAPSVGQDLYAVGVTLYYLLSGQYPYGEIEPFQHRRFGVPTPLGRYRPDLPAWLDMLLAQAVAVDPQQRYETAEQWLLRLEQGECPAAPERPRPWLEREPLKVWRGLALLSLLANLLLWLALLSDG
- the nirB gene encoding nitrite reductase large subunit NirB, with amino-acid sequence MKKLKLVMIGNGMAGVRTLEELLKLTNELYDITVFGAEPHPNYNRILLSPVLAGEQQFEEIVLNDLDWYAENDIRLMLKRKVVKIDRVKRRVIADDGSEAEYDRLLIATGSNPFILPIPGKDLQGVIGYRDIADTQVMMETAKTHKHAVVIGGGLLGLEAANGLKLRGMDVTVVHIGDWLMERQLDKTAGTLLQSALESRGLKFLLPKHTAELLDNGEGRVCAVKFKDGDVIPADLVVMAAGIRPNSELAEQAGIPCNRGILVNDTLQTYDPRIYAVGECANHRGTAYGLVAPLFEQAKVCANHLAMLGFSRYLGSVTSTKLKVTGIDLFSAGDFIGGEGTETITLSDPIGGIYKKLVIKDDVLVGACLYGDTADGGWYFRQVREGQNVAQIRDHLMFGAAGLGEGAIGDAGHQGQSKAMSMPDDMEVCGCNGVCKGTIVKAIQEHGLFSVDEVKKHTKAASSCGSCAGLVEQILINTVGGAADVKPKSEKAICGCSDLNHGQVRKAIREHHLISIPAAMAFMEWRTPNGCATCRPALNYYLISTWPGEAKDDPQSRFINERAHANIQKDGTYSVVPRMWGGVTNAAELRRIADVADKYQVPMVKVTGGQRIDLLGIRKEDLPGVWKDLDMPSGHAYGKSIRTVKTCVGSEFCRFGTQNSTQMGIDLEHALFNMWSPHKVKLAVSGCPRNCAESGIKDVGIIGVDSGWELYIGGNGGIKTEAGEFFVKVKSAEEVMEYSLAFLQLYREEAFYLERTVHYLQRVGMDHIKQAVLNDAERRKALHQRLLFSLSFEQDPWQEQLSKPQLKKEFDRIAVKQLENA